One region of Vigna angularis cultivar LongXiaoDou No.4 chromosome 10, ASM1680809v1, whole genome shotgun sequence genomic DNA includes:
- the LOC108335889 gene encoding beta-galactosidase 3 produces METTSVSKIHFALFCLAFWLAVQLDWVHCSVTYDRKAILINGQRRLLFSGSIHYPRSTPDTWEDLIYKAKEGGLDVIETYVFWNVHEPSPGNFDFEGRYDLVRFVKTIQKAGLYAHLRIGPYVCAEWNFGGFPVWLKYVPGISFRTDNEPFKRAMQGFIEKIVGMMKSEKLYESQGGPIILSQIENEYGAQSKLLGPAGQRYVNWAAKMAIETGTGVPWVMCKEDDAPDPVINTCNGFYCDYFTPNKPYKPSMWTEAWSGWFSEFGGSIHERPVQDLAFAVARFIQKGGSFVNYYMYHGGTNFGRTAGGPFITTSYDYDAPLDEYGLIRQPKYGHLKELHKAIKMCERALVSTDPAVTSLGNFQQAYVYSAKSGDCAAFLSNYDTKSSVRVMFNNMHYNLPPWSISILPDCRNAVFNTAKVGVQTSQMQMLPTNTHMFSWERFEEDVSSLDDSSAIAITTSGLLEQINVTRDTSDYLWYITSVDIDSSESFFREGKLLSLIVQSTGHAVHVFINGQLSGSAFGTREDRRFRYTGAVNLRAGTNRIALLSVAVGLPNVGGHFETWSTGILGPVVLRGLDQGKLDLSWKKWTYQVGLKGEAMNLASPNGITSVEWMQSALVSDRNQPLTWHKTYFDAPDGDEPLALDMEGMGKGQIWINGQSIGRYWTAPAAGNCNGCSYAGTFRPPKCQVGCGQPTQRWYHVPRSWLKPKHNLLVVFEELGGDPSKISIVQRSVSSVCADVSEYHPNVRNWHIESYGKSEEFHPPKVHLHCSPGQAISSIKFASFGTPLGTCGNYEQGVCHSPSSYSILEKKCIGKPRCTVTVSNSNFGHDPCPNVLKRLSVEAVCAPTKWRG; encoded by the exons ATGGAAACCACCTCAGTTTCCAAAATACACTTTGCATTGTTTTGTTTGGCGTTCTGGTTGGCTGTTCAGCTGGACTGGGTTCACTGTAGTGTTACCTACGACAGAAAGGCCATTCTCATCAATGGCCAAAGGCGACTCCTTTTTTCTGGCTCTATACATTACCCAAGAAGTACCCCAGAt ACGTGGGAAGATCTGATTTACAAGGCCAAAGAAGGAGGTCTGGACGTCATTGAAACCTACGTCTTTTGGAATGTTCACGAGCCTTCTCCTGGCAAT TTCGACTTTGAAGGAAGGTACGATCTCGTGAGGTTCGTGAAGACAATACAGAAAGCGGGGCTATATGCTCATCTTCGCATTGGACCTTATGTCTGTGCAGAATGGAATTTCGG AGGGTTTCCTGTTTGGCTCAAGTATGTTCCGGGCATCAGTTTTAGAACAGACAATGAACCTTTCAag AGGGCAATGCAAGGGTTCATTGAGAAGATTGTGGGAATGATGAAGAGTGAGAAACTCTATGAATCTCAGGGTGGCCCTATCATACTTTCTCAG ATTGAGAATGAGTATGGGGCACAGAGTAAATTACTTGGACCTGCTGGCCAACGTTACGTAAACTGGGCTGCAAAAATGGCTATTGAAACGGGAACGGGGGTCCCCTGGGTGATGTGCAAGGAAGATGATGCACCAGATCCCGTG ATAAACACATGCAATGGCTTTTACTGTGATTATTTTACTCCTAATAAGCCCTATAAGCCTTCAATGTGGACTGAGGCTTGGAGTGGCtg GTTTTCTGAATTTGGAGGTTCAATTCATGAAAGACCTGTTCAGGATTTGGCATTTGCAGTTGCCCGGTTCATACAGAAAGGAGGATCTTTTGTTAACTACTACATG TATCATGGGGGAACCAATTTTGGCCGTACAGCTGGAGGCCCTTTCATCACTACAAGTTATGATTATGATGCTCCACTGGATGAATATG GTTTGATTAGGCAACCCAAGTATGGTCATCTGAAAGAGCTTCATAAGGCTATCAAGATGTGTGAGCGGGCTTTAGTTTCAACTGACCCAGCTGTTACTTCATTGGGGAACTTTCAACAG GCTTATGTATACTCTGCAAAATCTGGAGACTGTGCTGCATTCCTCTCAAACTATGATACAAAATCTTCTGTTAGAGTTATGTTCAACAATATGCACTATAACTTACCTCCGTGGTCCATCAGCATCCTTCCTGATTGCAGAAATGCTGTTTTCAATACAGCAAAA GTTGGAGTGCAAACATCTCAGATGCAAATGCTGCCAACAAATACTCATATGTTCTCATGGGAGAGATTTGAGGAGGACGTTTCTTCTCTTGATGACAGCTCTGCAATTGCAATCACTACTTCTGGTCTCCTCGAACAGATAAATGTGACACGGGATACAAGTGATTATCTTTGGTATATAACTAG TGTTGATATAGATTCATCGGAATCTTTTTTCCGAGAAGGCAAACTACTCTCTCTCATTGTTCAATCCACGGGGCATGCCGTGCATGTTTTTATCAATGGTCAACTTTCAG GTTCTGCCTTTGGAACACGAGAGGATAGGAGATTCAGATATACTGGCGCAGTAAACCTCCGAGCTGGAACAAACAGAATAGCTCTGCTCAGTGTTGCTGTTGGACTTCCT AATGTAGGAGGACATTTTGAGACTTGGAGCACAGGAATACTTGGTCCTGTTGTACTCCGGGGACTTGACCAAGGAAAGTTGGATTTATCTTGGAAAAAGTGGACTTATCAG GTTGGGCTGAAAGGAGAGGCCATGAATCTTGCATCTCCAAATGGTATCACTTCTGTAGAGTGGATGCAGTCAGCATTAGTTTCAGACAGAAATCAACCACTGACATGGCACAAG ACTTATTTTGATGCTCCAGATGGAGATGAGCCGTTGGCATTGGACATGGAGGGTATGGGTAAAGGTCAAATATGGATTAATGGACAGAGCATTGGAAGATACTGGACTGCTCCAGCTGCTGGTAATTGCAACGGTTGCAGCTATGCAGGCACCTTCAGACCTCCAAAGTGCCAGGTTGGTTGTGGCCAACCAACCCAGCGGTG GTACCACGTACCTCGATCTTGGTTGAAGCCAAAACATAATCTGCTAGTTGTTTTTGAAGAACTTGGGGGAGATCCTTCGAAGATTTCAATTGTACAGAGATCAGTGAGCAGTGTCTGCGCTGATGTGTCTGAGTACCATCCAAATGTTAGGAATTGGCACATTGAGAGCTATGGGAAATCGGAAGAGTTCCATCCCCCCAAAGTTCACTTGCATTGCAGTCCTGGCCAAGCCATCTCTTCCATTAAATTTGCAAGCTTTGGAACTCCTTTGGGGACCTGTGGAAATTATGAGCAAGGAGTCTGTCATTCTCCCTCTTCTTATTCCATCTTGGAGAAG AAATGTATAGGGAAGCCCAGATGCACGGTCACTGTATCAAACAGTAATTTTGGGCATGACCCTTGTCCAAATGTGTTGAAGAGGTTATCAGTTGAAGCTGTTTGCGCTCCAACCAAGTGGAGGGGATGA